In Leptospira montravelensis, the DNA window GTAACCAATGTGCAGATAATTTACCAAAATATTTTATGATGGATGAGGATGATGTTTCTCAAACACATATTTCAGGTGAATTCATCAACGATGCGATGATTCCAGATGAAGATGAAAAAAAGGTACAAAAGGAAATGGATGAATGCCCAGGCGAATGCATCCACTGGAAAAAACATTAACTAAACCTTTAACCATTCACCCAATGGTGAATGGTTCGAAATTTTTCTTCTAAAAAATCGATATCCTCTTCTCGACTAACCAAATACAGTTGGTTCTCAAAACCCTGGCAATCTTTATCATTTGTATACAATGAAGATTTTTTGCCCAAAAGGTACGTTGGCAAAACCGAAACACCGCTCCCAAGTTCCAATGCCGTCCGAATATCATGAAGATTCGGTAAAACAGAATACTCTTTTAATTTCGGACGAGATTCAAAGTTTACCTTCCAGAACCTACGAACAATTGCAAAGTCTTCGCTATACACAAACCAATGTTGGTTTTCCATCCAAGTTTTGATCATTTCATTTTTGGGTTTGGTTTGTCCACGAAAAGGGAAATTCTCTTTCGAACTGATGGATTTTGATGCCACAAATACAAATTTTTCCTTATATAATTCTTCTAACAAAATCCCAGGAACACTTAACTTTTGATTGGTGATGACTAAATCGATTTCCTTTTTTTCCAAAGAATCCAAAAGTACAGGTGGATGACCATAGATTACATGAAATTTTTCCCCCAATGCAGAAAGTTTTGGCAAAATTTTTTCTAAAAAAATCTCTTTGGCAGAACCAATCCGGAGTTTGCCTATTTTTTCTTTGGGTCGGATTGTCCCTTCCATACGTTCTAATTCTTCTATGGGACCTGCAATCTGCACATACAAACGTTTGGCGGCCTCAGTCGGAACTAAATCTCTAGAAGTGCGTCGAAACAAAACCTCTTTTCTATGCCTTTCCAGAGATTGTAAATGTAAGCTGAGTGCCGGTTGGGATAACCCAAGAATTTTCCCCGCTTTTGTTAAATTTCTCTCACGGTAGATAAGGTAAAAACTCTGGTACAATTCGATGGGATTCATCTTGATATAAAATTATTAATAACAAGGAATAAACACCATCATATTTTTAATAATAACTTTCTCTTGTCTAAAAAAACAGATAAGGAAATATTTTCTTTATAGAGCGATTCAATAAAAGGAATCAAAGAGAGGATCCAATGAAAAAAGTATTATTTGTATTAACAAGTCACGGTGAAAAAGGAAACGCAGGTTCCACCGGTTACCATTTGGGAGAAGTGTCTCACCCTTGGAAAGTTTTACACGACGCTGGTGTGGAAATGGATTTGGTAAGTCCGAAAGGGGGAGAACCTCCTGTGGATGGATTTGATTTGGAGGATGCCGCAAACAAAGAATTTTGGAACCATCCCGTATATAAAGAAAAACGAATCCATACCAAAACACCAAAAGAGATAAGTCCTAGCGATTATTCTGCGATCTACTTTGCCGGCGGACATGGAACCATGTGGGACTTTCCAGAGAACAAAGAACTCCAAGATTTGACTCGGACTATCTATGAATCAGGAGGGATTGTAGGCGCCGTTTGTCACGGACCATCGGCACTTGTCAATGTCACCCTGTCTGATGGATCAAAACTGATTGCTGGCAAACGAGTGAATGGGTTTTCCAATGAAGAAGAAGAGATTGTGAAACTGGAAGGTGTGGTTCCTTTTCTTTTGGAAAACAAACTGATTGCTTCGGGCGGAAAGTATTCCAAATCGGCACCTTGGATGAGCCATGTGGAAGTAGATACAAGGCTTGTGACAGGACAAAATCCACAGTCAGCAAAAGCAGTGGGAGAGGCGATCCTTGGTTCATTACATCAATAAGAATAACCTTATTGTCTGAATCGTTTCCAATCGATTCAGATTTTCGATCAGGGTTTTGTATGCGTAGGCAGACGAGGCCCTTTAGTTTTCTTTTCTTTTAAACCTAATATATCTTTAACGATTCCAAATACATCCTTTACGGATTCAAACTTGTGTTTTTTCCCCGTTGGGTCATAAACAAAACCAATGGTTTTCATCTCTGGGTTCGCATTCCAATACCCATGACCGTGGATCTTTGTTTGTGATTTGGTAAACAGTTCCCCTTTTCTCGTTCCACTAAAGAATAACGCCTGTTTTGTGTAAAAAAGCCCCAAAGCCTGCGGATGGATTCTCTTTTGAAGGAAACGTGTATCAATTTCCCCAGGAATTGGCTTTCCTAATTCACCTAAGGGCTCACCTGTAGAAGCAGAAGAAGAAATCCATTCAGATCCTGGACAAGATTTTAAAACTTCAGATACTATCAATTGGAGTTCTTCCTCTGTTGCTTGGAAACCGGAACCTGGCAAAAGGATGGATGTGCCACCAGAACTTTTAAAAGTTAAATTGTAGGTGCCAACCTCGTCATTGATATAACCTTTTTGTTTTAAAACTACATTCGGGGCACAAATTGAATCTGCAGAATGGAAGCCGTGGTCGGAAACAATTACGATCGCCGGTCCTTTGGGAGTAAAGGCTCCTACCGATTGCAAAAAAGAAAAGATGGACTTGTCTAGTTCCAAAAGCCGTGAAAGGGCTTTTTCTGATCCTGGGCCAAATCCGTGGTGGTTGGAATCCAAATCTGTAGTGTAAACAAACATAAGATCTGGATTTTTTTTCTGAAAGAGCCAAGTGGCTGTTTTTAATTTCACTTCATCTTTGGAAACATCGTTTAACGGAAATCCAACGGCAAGTTCTGCTTTTTTGTGAAGATCCTTGGTGGATAATACCCGAAGGAGTTTGTCATCTTCTGGGATTTTTTTTCGCCAGTATTGAGGAAGGTTCCAATCGATACCTGCCCCCACAGTGACAGGCCAAAATACGTTTGCAGTGGTTTTACGATTTTCTTTTGCCAAATCCCAAAGTGTAGGAACTAAGA includes these proteins:
- a CDS encoding ferredoxin; this translates as MRKAYVDKDNCTSCNQCADNLPKYFMMDEDDVSQTHISGEFINDAMIPDEDEKKVQKEMDECPGECIHWKKH
- a CDS encoding LysR family transcriptional regulator, with amino-acid sequence MNPIELYQSFYLIYRERNLTKAGKILGLSQPALSLHLQSLERHRKEVLFRRTSRDLVPTEAAKRLYVQIAGPIEELERMEGTIRPKEKIGKLRIGSAKEIFLEKILPKLSALGEKFHVIYGHPPVLLDSLEKKEIDLVITNQKLSVPGILLEELYKEKFVFVASKSISSKENFPFRGQTKPKNEMIKTWMENQHWFVYSEDFAIVRRFWKVNFESRPKLKEYSVLPNLHDIRTALELGSGVSVLPTYLLGKKSSLYTNDKDCQGFENQLYLVSREEDIDFLEEKFRTIHHWVNG
- a CDS encoding type 1 glutamine amidotransferase domain-containing protein, coding for MKKVLFVLTSHGEKGNAGSTGYHLGEVSHPWKVLHDAGVEMDLVSPKGGEPPVDGFDLEDAANKEFWNHPVYKEKRIHTKTPKEISPSDYSAIYFAGGHGTMWDFPENKELQDLTRTIYESGGIVGAVCHGPSALVNVTLSDGSKLIAGKRVNGFSNEEEEIVKLEGVVPFLLENKLIASGGKYSKSAPWMSHVEVDTRLVTGQNPQSAKAVGEAILGSLHQ
- a CDS encoding alkaline phosphatase family protein, with translation MRKNQTFQIFFSRWGKFDFYKSFFWKNDRYKLFSVKRISLKVSILFPILTRFVTSLAILCLYFSSISIEAKPTKTLGKVKGKISKIRQTIVLSIDGFPAYYWSDPKYHSYFPLLSELFLKYGVSEIETVNPSVTYPAHTSMVTGKDPSEHGIYNNTLSDPFEKNEGGWMWYAEDILVPTLWDLAKENRKTTANVFWPVTVGAGIDWNLPQYWRKKIPEDDKLLRVLSTKDLHKKAELAVGFPLNDVSKDEVKLKTATWLFQKKNPDLMFVYTTDLDSNHHGFGPGSEKALSRLLELDKSIFSFLQSVGAFTPKGPAIVIVSDHGFHSADSICAPNVVLKQKGYINDEVGTYNLTFKSSGGTSILLPGSGFQATEEELQLIVSEVLKSCPGSEWISSSASTGEPLGELGKPIPGEIDTRFLQKRIHPQALGLFYTKQALFFSGTRKGELFTKSQTKIHGHGYWNANPEMKTIGFVYDPTGKKHKFESVKDVFGIVKDILGLKEKKTKGPRLPTHTKP